The Halostella limicola genome includes the window CCTGCTCGTGCTCATCGGCGCGGCCGTGCTGTTGCGCGGGACGTGGATAGCGGACGTGTACAACGGCGGGTTCCTCCTCGCCCTCCTGTTCGGGGGCTGGGGGTGGCCCGGCCTGTGGCGGGCCGTGCGCGGTCCGTCGTTCCAGGTCGTCGAGCGCGAGTGGGTCGACGCAGCGCGGAGCTACGGGCAGACGCCGCGGCGGATCATGCAGAAGCACATGGCCCCGTACGTGGTCGGCTACCTCCTCATCTACGCGTCGATGAACCTCGGCGGCATCATCATCGGTACGTCCGCGCTGTCGTTCCTCGGCCTCGGCATCACGCCGCCGACGCCGGAGTGGGGCCGTGCGATCAACATGGGACAGGAGTACGTCGCGACCTCGTCCTGGCACATCTCGATGATCCCGGGCATCCTCATCGTCATCGTCGTGACGGGCTTTAACGCCCTCGGCGACGGCATTCGCGACGCGATCGACCCGCAGAGCGAGAGCAGCGGCGCGAGCGGTGAGAGCGCCGCGGCAGGAGGTGGAGCATGAGCCAGACGGCCTACGACCCCGTGCAGGAGTCGGCGTACCCGCTCCTCTCGGTCGATGGCCTCGAGACGGCCTTCTTCACCGACAAGGAGACGATCCGCGCCGTCGACAACGTCTCGTTCGACATCGAGCGGGGGGAGACCCTCGGCATCGTCGGCGAGAGCGGGTCCGGCAAGAGCGTCACCGCGCGCTCCGTCATGGGCCTCATCGAGTCGCCCGGGATGGTCATGGACGGAAGCAGCATCCGGTACGCCGAGCCGAGCACCGTCGAGCGGTTCGCGCGCGAGTATCCCGACGCGACCGTGCAGGTCGAACCCGGCGAGACCATCCCCGACGGCGAGGACGGCTTCGTCGCGCTCGCCGAGGCGAGCGGCAGCGGGAGCGGCGTGACCGTCGACGACGGCTACGTCGAACTGGCGAACGCGCCCGACGACGCGGTGCACAGCATCCGCGGCGGGGACATCGCGATGGTGTTTCAGGACCCGCTGACGAGCCTGAACCCCGTCTACACCGTCGGGAACCAGATCAAGGAGTCGCTCCGACTCCATCAGGGGCTCCGCGGGAAGGAGGCGACCGAGGAGGCCGCCAACCTGCTCGAAGCGGTCGGCATCCCGGACGCCAACCGTCGGCTCAAGGAGTACCCGCACCAGTTCTCCGGCGGGATGCGCCAGCGGGCCGTCATCGCGACGGCGCTGGCCTGCGACCCCAACGTGCTCATCTGCGACGAGCCGACGACGGCGCTCGACGTGACGATCCAGGCCCAGATCCTGGACCTCTTGGACGAACTGCAGGAGGAGCGGGACCTCGGCATCATGTTCATCACCCACGACATGGGCGTCATCGCCGAGGTCGCGGACCGGGTGAACGTGATGTACGCGGGCGAGGTCGTCGAGAAAGCGCCCGTGGTCGAGATGTTCGAGAACCCGGCCCACCCCTACACGCAGGGGCTGTTGCAGAGCATCCCCGGTCGCAACCCGAACGCCGATCGCCTGACGACCATCGAGGGCGACGTGCCGACGCCGAACGAACCGGCGTCGTACTGTCGGTTCGCGCCGCGGTGCCCGAAGGTGTTCGACGAGTGTACCGACGTCCACCCGGAACACGTACCCGCCGGCTCGGGCGAAGAGGAGCACACGGCCGCGTGCCTGCTCTACCCGGAGGACGCGAGTCGGACGGAAGCGATCGCGGAACACGAACGACGGGGGGGCGCCCCCCGGGAGGGAACCGATGAGTAAGCCAGCCTACGAACAGCAGGAGACGACCGCAACGGACCGGACCGGCGAGACGCTCGTCGAAGTGAACGACCTCAAGACCTACTACGGGAGCGAGGGCGGCCTGCTCGGCGGGAAGCCGGTCAAGGCCGTCGACGGCGTCTCCTTCTCCATCGAGAAGGGCGAGACGCTCGGCCTCGTCGGCGAGAGCGGCTGCGGGAAGACGACGCTCGGCCGGACGCTGATGCAACTGGAGTCCGCGACGTCCGGCGAGGTGACCTACGCCGGGACGGACATCACCACTCTGGACGGCAAGGAGCTGAAGCAGTGGCGACAGAACGTCCAGATGGTGTTTCAGGACCCGGACTCCAGTCTCAACAACCGGATGACGATCGGCGAGATCGTCCGCGAGCCGCTCGACGTCCACGACTGGCCGACCTTCGAGGTCGGCGTGCAGGGCGTCGACGCCGAGAGCGTGACCGTCGAGGGCGAGATGGTACGTCACGTCTCGGAGGCGAAGTACGAGGACAGCGACCTCGTGGTGACCCGCGACGCCGAGATCGTCCACCTGCGCGAGAGCGCGGCGGTCGACAGCTCCGAGCTGACGATCAACGTCGCGGAGCGCGGCGACGACCTCGAGGTCGAGGTGACGGTCCACAAGTCGAAGGCCCAGCTCCGCCGCCGTCGGGTGCGGAGCCTGCTCGAGACCGTCGGTCTGCAGGAAGAGCACTACTACCGCTATCCGCACCAGTTCAGCGGCGGCCAGCAGCAGCGGATCGGCATCGCCCGGGCGCTGGCGCTGGAGCCGGACTTCGTCGTGCTCGACGAGCCGGTCTCGGCGCTGGACGCCTCCGTGCAGGCGAAGATCCTCAACCTGCTCGAGGACCTGCAGGACGAGTTCGGCCTCACCTACCTGTTCATCGCTCACGACCTCTCGGTGGTCCGGCACATCTGCGACCGCGTCGCGGTCATGTACCTCGGGAACATCATGGAGCTCGGCGAGACCGAGGAGCTGTTCACCGACCCGGCGAACCCGTACACCCACTCGCTGCTGTCGGCGATCCCGGAGCCGGACCCGACGCTGGAGAAAGACCGGATCACGCTCCGCGGCACGCCGCCGAGCCCGCGGGACCCGCCGACCGGCTGTCCGTTCACCACGCGGTGTCCCATGAAGATCCGGCCCGAGAAGTACCGCGGCATCGACGAGGAGCTCTGGACGGCGATAGAGGTGTTCCGCGAGGTGCTCCGTGAGCGCGTCCGCGCCGAGCGCACGACGACGGAGCGGATCAAGGAGTTCCTCGACATGGACACCCGCTTCGCCAGCATCGACGAGATCACGGAGGAGCTGTTCGGCGACCTCGACGTGCCCGCAGAGGTCGAGACCCACGTCAGCGAGGCCGCCTCGCGGGTCGCCGACGGCGACGAGGAGAGCGCCCGCGACTACCTCGCCGAGGAGTTCGGCAGCATCTGTGACGGCGAGTTCCCCGACGCCCACGAGGTGAGTGCGAGCGGGCGGCGGAGCCGCTGTCACCGCCACCGCGAGGAGTTCGCCGAGCCCGACGCCTTCCGAGAGCAGACGAGCGACTGATGACAGACGGTCACGCCCCGCTGTGGCTCCGCCGGTCCGTCGACGGCGTCGCGTACGCGGTCGCGCTGGCGGCCGCGCTCGCGGTCGTCGGAGCCGCGGTGTGTCTCCCCTTCGGCTGGGGGTGGATCGGCGTGAAGTACTGGCTGTTTCTCGTCGGGCTTTTGCTGTTCGGCGTCGGGACGTTCATGCTCCGGCCCAAAGCGGGCTGGAAGGACGACGACGACGACGGTACCGTCAACCACCAGGGCGAGGACGAGTCCCGGTTCGCTCGCGCGACGCGGCGCGCGCTGCCGTCGGGAGTCGCCGTCCGACCCGACGAGCGGTGGTCCGCGGGGGCGCGCCTGTTTCTCGGGAGCATCGCCGTGTTGCTCACGTCGATGCTGATGGAGTTCGTCTTCGGCGTCGGGGTGTGACCCCGGACGGTACCGGTAAGGTTTACACCGGGCGACCGTCACGAACGAGTATGCGAGAAGCCGACGACCCCGCCGACGACGCGGAGCTGAACGAGCCGCCCGGCACGGGCGAAGAGCTCGAAGCGAGCGCGGACGTCCACAAGGACGCCTGGGCCCGGACCATCGACGACATGGAGGCGATGGGCGAGGAGCTAGAGGAAGAGGGCTGGGACGTCGTGACGGTCATCACGGCCGACACGGCGCCCGAACCACCGGACGCCGGCCCGGAGGGCCGCTGGGGACTGGTCCACGTCGTCCCGGACAACCTGGCCGACGAGTTCCGGTCCGCGGTCGAGCGCGGCGAGTTCCCGCAGTTCGACCTGTTCCGAGCCGAGGCGGAGGGCCGAGTGTTCCACGTGACGCAGCTGCTCGACCCCGAGACCGAGACGGCGATCCTGATCGCGGCGAACTTCCTGCGCCGCAGAGCGGACGGGCTCGTCCGGACGGCGCTGGAAGCGGACGAGATGTACACGCACGCGCAGACGCTGTCCGGGGAACAGCTCGGGTCCTTCCGACACGACGGCTACGAGAAGTTCTTCCCGGAGGCCGACCGCCTCGTCGACCTCGACGAGGACCGCTCCTGACGCGCTCGTCCCGGAGTTTCGTTCTAACGGACCGTTCGTAGGGTACAAGAAGGGAGAGATCGTACCCCGCGGGTATGAACGTCGCTGACGCGATGACCCCTCGCTCGGAGGTCGTGACCGTGGAGCTCCCGGGCAACCGGGACGACGCGCTGGAGTACCTGCAGGAACGGTCGTTCTCGTCCGTTCCGGTGATCAAAGAGACCGACGAGGGCGAACAGTTCCGCGGGCTCGTCTCCCGCGAGTCGCTCATCGAGAACCCCGACGAGGACCAGCTCGCCCTCCTGATGAACGAGGTCCCGACGACCACGCAGGACACCTCCCTGGAGGAGGTGAGCCGGCTGATGGTCACCGAACGCGAGCGCCGAATCCCCGTGGTCGACGGCCAGCTCGAAGGGATCGTCACCGTGACGGACGTGATCCGGGCCATCGCGGAGGAGGCCGTCGACGGCGACCGGGAGGTCGGCGACCTCGCCTCGCGCGACATCAACGCCGTCTGGGCGGAGACCCCCCTGCCCGTCGCCGAGCGGGAGATCTTCTACGCCAACGTCCCGTACGCCGTCGCGCTCGACGACGAGGGGAGCATGACGGGCGTCCTGACCGAGGTGGACGTCCTCGACGTCGCCCGCGTCGTGGAGGGCGAGGCCGAGACCGGCGACAGCATCGCCAACCAGGACGACGAGTGGGCCTGGGAGGGGATCAAGGCGGTCGGCAACCGCTACCTGCCGACCCGGAACGTGAAGATCCCCGCCGGACCGGTCCGGGAGTTCATGACCAGCGACGTGGTGACCGTCACCGAGCCAAAGACCGCGCGCGACGCGGCACAGCTGATGATAACCAACGACATCGAACAGATCCCGCTCGTCAGCGGCGACGACCTCGCGGGCATCGTCCGCGACGTCGACCTCCTGGAGGCGCTCTATGACTGAGGACGTCTCGGAGCGCGTCGTTGAGCTCGCCAAGCGGCGAGGCTTTTTCTTCCAGTCGAACGGCGCGTACGGCGGCGTCTCCGGCTTCTACACGTACGGCCCGCAGGGCGCGACGCTGAAGGACAACGTCGAGGACGCCTGGCGCGACCGCTTCGCGGTCAAGGAGGGGCACATGGAGATCGACGCCCCGACCGTGATGCCCGAACCCGTCTTCGAGGCGTCGGGGCACCTCGACGGCTTCGACGACATGCTCGTCGAGTGCCCGGAGTGCGGCGAGAGCCACCGCGCGGACCACCTGATCGAGGACGGGACGGCCATCGAGGAGGCGGAGAGCTACCCGCTCGACGAGGTCGAGGACCTGATCGCGGAACACGACCTGGTCTGTCCGAACTGCGGCACGGAACTCGCCGGCCAGCCGGTCGAGGACTTCAACCTCATGTTCGAGACGAACATCGGTCCCGGTAGCTCGCAGCCGGGCTATCTCCGCCCCGAGACGGCGCAGGGCATCTTCGTGGAGTTCCCTCGCCTGAAGGAGTACGCCCGCAACCAGCTCCCGTTCGGCGTCACCCAGATCGGCAAGGCGTACCGCAACGAGATCAGCCCGCGGAACTCGATCATCCGCGTGCGTGAGTTCACGCAGGCCGAACTGGAGCACTTCATCGACCCCGAGGAGGACGAGCCGCCGCTGCACCGGGTCGAGGACGTCCAGGTGACGCTGTACCCCGCGAGCGAGCAGGAGAGGGAGGACGGCGGCTACGTCGAGACGACGATCGGCGAGGCCGTCGACGAGGGCATTCTCACGAACGACTGGGTCGCCTACTACCTCGGCGTCGCCAAGCCCTGGTACGACCGCGTCGGCGTCGACATGGACCGGTTCCGCTTCCGCCAGCACCTCTCGGGCGAGCGCGCCCACTACGCCGCGGACTGCTGGGACGCCGAGGCCGAGATCGACGGCGACTGGTTCGAGCTCGCCGGCTTCGCCTACCGCAGCGACTACGACCTCTCGAAGCACGGCGAGCACTCCGACGAGGAGTTCACGCTGTTCAAGCAGTACGACGAGCCGAAACGCGTCGAGCGCGCGACGGTCGACCCCGACATGAGCTACCTCGGCCCCGAGTTCGGCGGCGATGCCGGTGACGTGGCCGACGCGCTGGAGCGGACGGCCGAGCGCGACCGCGCCGCCTTCGACGCCGACGAGGTGACCGTCGAGGTCGACGGCGAGGAGTACACGGTGCCCGTCGAGAAGACCGGCTTCGCCGTCGAGGAGGTCACCGAGTCCGGCGAGCACATCACGCCCCACGTCGTCGAGCCGTCGTTCGGCGTCGGCCGCGTCGTCTACACGGTCGTGGCCCACGCCTACCGCGAGGACGAGGTCGACGGC containing:
- a CDS encoding DUF7529 family protein — its product is MREADDPADDAELNEPPGTGEELEASADVHKDAWARTIDDMEAMGEELEEEGWDVVTVITADTAPEPPDAGPEGRWGLVHVVPDNLADEFRSAVERGEFPQFDLFRAEAEGRVFHVTQLLDPETETAILIAANFLRRRADGLVRTALEADEMYTHAQTLSGEQLGSFRHDGYEKFFPEADRLVDLDEDRS
- a CDS encoding CBS domain-containing protein; its protein translation is MNVADAMTPRSEVVTVELPGNRDDALEYLQERSFSSVPVIKETDEGEQFRGLVSRESLIENPDEDQLALLMNEVPTTTQDTSLEEVSRLMVTERERRIPVVDGQLEGIVTVTDVIRAIAEEAVDGDREVGDLASRDINAVWAETPLPVAEREIFYANVPYAVALDDEGSMTGVLTEVDVLDVARVVEGEAETGDSIANQDDEWAWEGIKAVGNRYLPTRNVKIPAGPVREFMTSDVVTVTEPKTARDAAQLMITNDIEQIPLVSGDDLAGIVRDVDLLEALYD
- a CDS encoding DUF7555 family protein, translating into MTDGHAPLWLRRSVDGVAYAVALAAALAVVGAAVCLPFGWGWIGVKYWLFLVGLLLFGVGTFMLRPKAGWKDDDDDGTVNHQGEDESRFARATRRALPSGVAVRPDERWSAGARLFLGSIAVLLTSMLMEFVFGVGV
- the glyS gene encoding glycine--tRNA ligase; its protein translation is MTEDVSERVVELAKRRGFFFQSNGAYGGVSGFYTYGPQGATLKDNVEDAWRDRFAVKEGHMEIDAPTVMPEPVFEASGHLDGFDDMLVECPECGESHRADHLIEDGTAIEEAESYPLDEVEDLIAEHDLVCPNCGTELAGQPVEDFNLMFETNIGPGSSQPGYLRPETAQGIFVEFPRLKEYARNQLPFGVTQIGKAYRNEISPRNSIIRVREFTQAELEHFIDPEEDEPPLHRVEDVQVTLYPASEQEREDGGYVETTIGEAVDEGILTNDWVAYYLGVAKPWYDRVGVDMDRFRFRQHLSGERAHYAADCWDAEAEIDGDWFELAGFAYRSDYDLSKHGEHSDEEFTLFKQYDEPKRVERATVDPDMSYLGPEFGGDAGDVADALERTAERDRAAFDADEVTVEVDGEEYTVPVEKTGFAVEEVTESGEHITPHVVEPSFGVGRVVYTVVAHAYREDEVDGEERTYLDLDPEVAPTVVGVFPLMDKDGMAEKAREIAAELREAGLEVTYDDSGAIGRRYRRQDEVGTPFCVTVDYETLEEGTVTVRERDTTEQSRLPVEDLAETLTALRDGERTFDELLAAAGAE
- a CDS encoding ABC transporter ATP-binding protein, with the protein product MSQTAYDPVQESAYPLLSVDGLETAFFTDKETIRAVDNVSFDIERGETLGIVGESGSGKSVTARSVMGLIESPGMVMDGSSIRYAEPSTVERFAREYPDATVQVEPGETIPDGEDGFVALAEASGSGSGVTVDDGYVELANAPDDAVHSIRGGDIAMVFQDPLTSLNPVYTVGNQIKESLRLHQGLRGKEATEEAANLLEAVGIPDANRRLKEYPHQFSGGMRQRAVIATALACDPNVLICDEPTTALDVTIQAQILDLLDELQEERDLGIMFITHDMGVIAEVADRVNVMYAGEVVEKAPVVEMFENPAHPYTQGLLQSIPGRNPNADRLTTIEGDVPTPNEPASYCRFAPRCPKVFDECTDVHPEHVPAGSGEEEHTAACLLYPEDASRTEAIAEHERRGGAPREGTDE
- a CDS encoding ABC transporter ATP-binding protein → MSKPAYEQQETTATDRTGETLVEVNDLKTYYGSEGGLLGGKPVKAVDGVSFSIEKGETLGLVGESGCGKTTLGRTLMQLESATSGEVTYAGTDITTLDGKELKQWRQNVQMVFQDPDSSLNNRMTIGEIVREPLDVHDWPTFEVGVQGVDAESVTVEGEMVRHVSEAKYEDSDLVVTRDAEIVHLRESAAVDSSELTINVAERGDDLEVEVTVHKSKAQLRRRRVRSLLETVGLQEEHYYRYPHQFSGGQQQRIGIARALALEPDFVVLDEPVSALDASVQAKILNLLEDLQDEFGLTYLFIAHDLSVVRHICDRVAVMYLGNIMELGETEELFTDPANPYTHSLLSAIPEPDPTLEKDRITLRGTPPSPRDPPTGCPFTTRCPMKIRPEKYRGIDEELWTAIEVFREVLRERVRAERTTTERIKEFLDMDTRFASIDEITEELFGDLDVPAEVETHVSEAASRVADGDEESARDYLAEEFGSICDGEFPDAHEVSASGRRSRCHRHREEFAEPDAFREQTSD